Proteins encoded in a region of the Deefgea piscis genome:
- the dapA gene encoding 4-hydroxy-tetrahydrodipicolinate synthase, which produces MTVTQTPLWTALITPMQADGCVDFAALTRLLHEQAAAGNGITLLGSTGEGANLSLAERQAIIEHACRLQLNVPLMVGVGGLDLASQLDWLAFCETQPVSAYLLVTPIYAKPGAQGQQRWFKALLDAVSKPCMLYNIPSRSGVALAEAAIAALIGHPNFWAVKESGGNPLRFAELKSAFPQIAWYSGDDVWFAEHALLGAAGLVSVASNVWPQQVADIVAKGLAGEAIGAVLRETAESLFVAPSPIPTKALMHYQQRIASNVLRLPLCAEDLASLAPLLAADLQWAAA; this is translated from the coding sequence ATGACTGTTACCCAGACCCCTCTTTGGACCGCACTGATTACGCCGATGCAAGCCGATGGCTGCGTGGATTTTGCGGCGTTAACGCGTTTATTGCACGAGCAAGCGGCCGCCGGCAATGGTATTACTTTGCTGGGCTCAACCGGCGAAGGCGCGAATTTAAGTTTGGCCGAGCGCCAAGCGATTATCGAGCATGCCTGTCGTTTGCAACTGAATGTGCCGCTCATGGTGGGCGTGGGCGGTTTGGACTTGGCCAGCCAATTAGATTGGTTGGCCTTTTGCGAAACGCAGCCAGTGTCGGCGTATTTATTGGTCACGCCGATTTATGCCAAACCCGGCGCACAAGGTCAGCAGCGCTGGTTTAAAGCCTTACTCGATGCGGTGAGCAAACCGTGTATGTTGTATAACATTCCATCACGCTCGGGCGTGGCTTTGGCTGAAGCGGCGATTGCCGCTTTAATCGGTCATCCGAATTTTTGGGCGGTGAAAGAATCTGGCGGCAATCCACTGCGCTTTGCGGAACTTAAATCGGCGTTTCCGCAAATTGCCTGGTACTCGGGTGACGATGTATGGTTTGCCGAGCATGCCTTATTGGGCGCGGCCGGTTTAGTCTCGGTGGCCAGTAATGTTTGGCCGCAGCAAGTGGCCGATATTGTGGCTAAAGGCTTGGCGGGTGAGGCCATTGGTGCGGTATTGCGCGAAACGGCGGAGAGCTTATTTGTCGCACCAAGCCCGATTCCGACCAAAGCTTTAATGCATTATCAGCAGCGCATTGCCAGTAATGTATTGCGCTTACCGTTATGCGCCGAAGATTTAGCCTCGCTGGCGCCGTTATTGGCAGCTGATTTGCAATGGGCTGCGGCTTAA
- a CDS encoding nitronate monooxygenase yields the protein MKRVDDFRLKFGKEEYVPIMIGGMGVDISTADLALEACRLGGIGHISDAMINTVTDRRYNTKYVKDKLKQYKFNVANSDKAVVQFDLEQLANATRLHVEATMARKQGNGMIFINCMEKLTMNGPKETLRVRMNAALDAGIDGITLAAGLHLGSFALIENHPRFHTAKLGIIVSSVRALQLFIKKSARTGRLPDFVVVEGPLAGGHLGFGMDWADFKLEDIVAEVLAWVQKEGYENMPVIPAGGIFTGSDAVKFLEMGAGGVQVATRFTVTKECGLPDDVKQEYFKADEDLIEVNQISPTGYPMRMLKNTPAIGSGIRPNCEAYGYLLDASGNCSYIQAYNKVIEENPNAKKISEIHVYEKTCLCTHMRNFDCWTCGHFTYRLKDTTNRLADGRYQLLTAEHVFKDYQFSTDNQVALPELDEAAV from the coding sequence ATGAAGCGTGTTGATGATTTTCGTCTGAAATTTGGTAAAGAAGAGTATGTGCCGATTATGATCGGTGGCATGGGTGTAGACATTTCCACAGCCGACTTAGCACTAGAAGCTTGCCGTCTTGGCGGTATCGGGCATATCTCCGACGCGATGATTAATACGGTCACCGATCGTCGCTACAACACAAAATACGTCAAAGACAAACTCAAGCAATACAAATTTAATGTCGCCAATAGCGACAAAGCCGTGGTGCAATTCGATTTAGAACAGTTGGCCAACGCCACCCGTTTACACGTTGAAGCCACCATGGCACGTAAGCAAGGCAACGGCATGATCTTCATCAACTGTATGGAAAAGTTGACGATGAACGGCCCAAAAGAAACCTTACGCGTGCGGATGAATGCCGCGCTCGATGCCGGCATCGACGGCATCACTTTGGCCGCTGGTTTGCATTTAGGCTCTTTTGCGCTGATTGAAAATCATCCGCGCTTTCATACTGCCAAGCTCGGGATCATTGTTTCCTCAGTGCGTGCGCTGCAATTGTTTATCAAAAAATCGGCCCGTACTGGCCGCCTACCTGACTTTGTCGTCGTTGAAGGCCCGCTCGCGGGTGGTCACTTAGGCTTTGGCATGGATTGGGCTGATTTTAAGCTGGAAGACATCGTGGCCGAAGTGCTCGCTTGGGTGCAAAAAGAAGGTTACGAGAATATGCCGGTGATTCCAGCCGGTGGTATTTTCACGGGTTCCGACGCGGTGAAATTCTTAGAAATGGGCGCAGGTGGCGTACAAGTCGCAACGCGCTTTACCGTAACCAAAGAATGCGGCTTGCCAGACGATGTGAAGCAAGAATACTTTAAAGCCGATGAAGATCTGATCGAGGTGAATCAGATTTCACCCACGGGCTACCCAATGCGGATGTTGAAAAACACCCCCGCCATTGGCTCTGGTATTCGCCCCAATTGTGAAGCGTATGGGTATTTGCTTGATGCCAGCGGCAACTGCTCTTACATTCAAGCGTATAACAAAGTCATCGAAGAAAATCCAAACGCGAAAAAGATTTCTGAAATTCACGTTTACGAAAAAACTTGCTTGTGCACGCACATGCGTAATTTCGATTGCTGGACTTGCGGGCACTTTACCTACCGCCTCAAAGACACCACCAATCGCCTTGCCGATGGTCGTTATCAATTGCTTACTGCTGAGCATGTGTTTAAAGACTACCAATTTAGCACTGACAACCAAGTGGCTTTGCCCGAATTGGATGAAGCTGCAGTCTAA
- the bioF gene encoding 8-amino-7-oxononanoate synthase, with translation MSQLHWFSQLAAELAERKSAHLYRSRRVLASPQGAHVTVADRVLCNFCSNDYLGLANHPQLIAAAQAGAVRWGVGSGASHLVAGHFAVEQQLEERLAAWANKPAAITLSTGYMANLAVITGLMSRGDAIFADKLNHASLNDAMVLSRADVKRFAHGDMQALARQLAASKAARKMIVVDAVFSMDGDIAPLADLLKLAEQYDALLYVDDAHGFGVLGNGRGTLAELGLSSPRIIYMATLGKAAGVAGAYIAAEQVVIDYLINTAKPYIYTTAAPPLIAAAMHASLDLIEQDVARRERLQQHIAYFRQRLAGACTLLPSTTAIQPIILPSSEIAVQVSAALFAAGFWVAAIRPPTVATPRLRVVLSAAHTQDEVAALCEQLLLILTALPAADLTPAAGSSAAGVID, from the coding sequence ATGTCGCAGTTGCACTGGTTTTCACAACTTGCTGCCGAACTCGCCGAGCGAAAATCAGCGCATCTCTATCGATCGCGCCGGGTGCTGGCTTCGCCACAAGGCGCACACGTCACAGTGGCAGATCGAGTGTTGTGTAATTTTTGCAGTAATGATTATCTAGGCTTGGCTAACCACCCGCAATTGATTGCTGCAGCCCAAGCGGGCGCGGTGCGTTGGGGCGTCGGTAGTGGTGCTTCGCATTTGGTGGCCGGGCATTTTGCCGTTGAGCAGCAGCTGGAAGAGCGCTTGGCGGCGTGGGCGAATAAACCGGCGGCGATCACCTTGTCGACTGGTTATATGGCCAATTTGGCGGTGATTACTGGTTTGATGTCGCGTGGCGATGCGATTTTTGCCGATAAGCTCAATCACGCCTCGCTCAATGATGCGATGGTGTTGTCGCGCGCCGACGTAAAACGTTTCGCGCATGGTGATATGCAAGCCTTGGCGCGGCAACTGGCCGCATCCAAAGCCGCACGCAAAATGATTGTGGTCGACGCGGTATTTAGCATGGATGGCGATATTGCGCCGCTGGCCGATTTGCTGAAATTGGCCGAGCAATACGACGCGCTACTTTATGTGGATGATGCGCATGGCTTTGGCGTATTAGGCAATGGCCGCGGCACTTTGGCTGAGCTGGGTTTATCGTCGCCACGGATTATTTATATGGCGACTTTGGGTAAGGCTGCGGGCGTTGCCGGGGCGTATATTGCTGCAGAGCAGGTGGTGATTGATTATCTGATCAATACCGCTAAGCCGTATATCTACACCACGGCTGCGCCGCCATTGATTGCTGCGGCGATGCATGCCAGCTTGGATTTGATTGAGCAAGATGTGGCGCGGCGTGAGCGCTTGCAGCAGCATATTGCGTATTTCCGCCAGCGCTTGGCAGGCGCTTGCACTTTATTGCCGTCCACCACCGCAATTCAGCCGATTATTTTGCCCAGTAGCGAAATCGCCGTGCAAGTCTCTGCGGCTTTATTTGCCGCTGGATTTTGGGTGGCGGCAATTCGCCCACCCACGGTGGCCACGCCGCGTTTGCGAGTGGTGCTCAGTGCTGCGCATACGCAGGATGAAGTGGCGGCATTGTGTGAGCAGTTGTTGCTGATTTTGACGGCGTTGCCTGCGGCCGATTTAACGCCAGCGGCCGGTTCAAGCGCTGCAGGCGTAATAGATTAA
- a CDS encoding Rossmann-like and DUF2520 domain-containing protein, protein MLKLNLIGPGRLGQSMARLAQLSGQYQIAGVLARTPAAHKALDFIGAGQAVTTLSALPAADLWLLAVPDSAIAAVASELAQAGVVAAGDVVFHASGALDAQQLAPLRAQGAQLASVHPAFSFADPARAVATFAGTLCAIEGDAVACARLQAWVSDLGGVPFALQAGGKTAYHAALSMAANYLVTLAEVSLQTANQAGIAPEMAQRLVLGLMQQTLNNIVAIGPAAALTGPIVRGDSATVAQHLAVLPSQYRVLYQVLGQHTQCLAGERLNPQQQQALAQYLNNQ, encoded by the coding sequence ATGCTCAAACTCAATCTCATCGGCCCTGGCCGCTTGGGGCAATCTATGGCCCGCTTGGCGCAATTATCGGGTCAATATCAGATTGCTGGCGTATTGGCGCGAACGCCAGCGGCGCATAAAGCGCTGGATTTTATCGGCGCAGGGCAGGCGGTTACAACGCTGTCAGCCTTGCCCGCCGCTGATTTATGGTTGCTTGCCGTGCCCGATTCAGCCATTGCTGCGGTGGCGAGCGAGCTGGCTCAGGCAGGTGTAGTTGCTGCAGGGGATGTGGTGTTTCATGCCAGCGGCGCATTGGATGCGCAACAGCTGGCGCCACTCCGCGCGCAAGGCGCTCAGCTAGCGAGTGTGCATCCGGCGTTTTCTTTTGCCGATCCCGCGCGAGCAGTGGCGACTTTTGCCGGTACGCTGTGCGCGATTGAAGGCGACGCTGTGGCGTGTGCGCGCTTGCAAGCGTGGGTCAGTGATTTGGGCGGCGTGCCATTTGCACTACAAGCTGGCGGTAAAACGGCGTATCACGCCGCACTCAGCATGGCCGCCAATTATCTGGTGACTTTGGCTGAGGTGTCGCTGCAAACGGCCAATCAAGCGGGGATCGCGCCCGAAATGGCGCAGCGCTTGGTGTTGGGCTTGATGCAGCAAACCTTAAATAATATCGTCGCCATCGGGCCTGCTGCGGCATTGACGGGGCCGATTGTGCGCGGAGATAGTGCTACCGTCGCCCAGCACTTGGCGGTTTTGCCCAGCCAGTATCGCGTGCTGTATCAAGTTTTAGGGCAACACACGCAATGCTTAGCTGGCGAGCGTTTAAACCCGCAGCAGCAGCAAGCGCTGGCGCAATATTTAAATAATCAATGA
- the bioH gene encoding pimeloyl-ACP methyl ester esterase BioH, producing MWIETRGQGPDVVLLHGWAMNSTVWNSIADALAQDYCVHLVDLPGHGASPAEGTLSLPAMVAAVDAAFPWPVQVIGWSLGGAVAAAWAISQPQKVKSLSLIASSPCFMQQADWASAMPATVLAQFAEQLQQDWQGTLKRFISLQAMGDASARAVTKELLADLFKHGEPSLTALSEGLAILRDTDLRAQISQIDCPVLLQYGDRDTLTPVAVAHWLASQFSDVTLKIHPGAAHAPFLSHRADFLTAQQAFLAAN from the coding sequence ATGTGGATTGAAACGCGGGGCCAAGGGCCTGATGTGGTGTTGTTGCATGGTTGGGCGATGAATAGCACGGTATGGAATTCGATTGCGGATGCTTTGGCGCAAGATTATTGCGTGCATTTAGTCGACTTGCCCGGCCATGGTGCGTCGCCGGCTGAAGGGACGTTAAGTTTGCCGGCGATGGTGGCGGCAGTGGATGCGGCGTTTCCTTGGCCGGTGCAAGTGATCGGCTGGTCTTTGGGCGGCGCGGTGGCGGCTGCTTGGGCGATCAGTCAGCCGCAAAAAGTAAAATCCTTGAGCTTAATTGCATCTAGTCCGTGCTTTATGCAGCAAGCCGATTGGGCGAGCGCGATGCCAGCTACGGTATTGGCGCAATTTGCTGAGCAATTGCAGCAAGATTGGCAAGGTACACTGAAACGCTTTATTAGTTTGCAAGCGATGGGGGATGCCAGCGCGCGCGCGGTGACCAAGGAATTACTCGCGGATTTATTTAAGCACGGTGAGCCGAGTTTAACCGCGTTGAGTGAGGGTTTGGCGATTTTGCGCGATACCGATTTACGCGCGCAAATCAGCCAAATTGATTGCCCAGTGCTGCTGCAATACGGTGATCGCGATACCTTAACGCCAGTGGCGGTGGCGCATTGGTTGGCCAGTCAATTCAGTGATGTGACGTTAAAAATTCATCCAGGCGCCGCGCATGCGCCGTTTTTATCGCATCGAGCGGATTTTTTAACTGCGCAACAGGCTTTTTTAGCCGCGAATTAA